The Papaver somniferum cultivar HN1 unplaced genomic scaffold, ASM357369v1 unplaced-scaffold_35, whole genome shotgun sequence genome segment CAAACCGCTGCCCATCTGGGAATAATTTTACGGTGTTCACATCTCCCTTATGGCCGTGATATGTACGCACAGCTCGAGTACCTTCGCGACTATCCCATAAACGAGCAGTCGTGTCACATGAACCAGAAACAAATATGCTTGGATCTGATGCGTTGATCGAGACACTGAAAGAATTAAAGCAACAGGTCAGTGTAGTCAGAAAAAAAATGCATAAACACGATGCTTTAAAATCTACAGTTGTAACCAGAAGCAGAGTTATTGTATAGAAATGTGCAATCCTACTGAATAACAACGAGTGTAACGTAAGACTGCCCCGCCACGACAAGATTTACTTGCACAGTTGTGCAGATTAGGATATAAAGACAAGAAGAATCGTGTAGCCAGAAAGTAGGAGACACTATTTCGTTGATAAGACGTACTATTACTCCAATGATACCTCAATACATCAGCAGTGTGGCCTGAAGGAAATTCACCACCGAAAACAGAAACTCTCTGACCTGTAGTCACATCCCACAAAACGCATGTCTGATCGCCAGAGCTTGTTATTAGGTGAGCATCCTCATTAGGAACATATTGACATGAGGATACATAACCTTTGTGCCCACTAAGCATTTTCGATATAGGCAAATTTCCATCTTTGTCAACTGAAGAATTAAGATTGAAGGTAGAGCACAGGTTATCAAGGCCCCCACATGCCACTGACTGACCATTGGGAGAAAAGGCACACGTCATAACCCATGCACAGGGTAGTTTAATAGCATGTGTTTTCTGGCTCGTTAGAGCATTCCACACAATTAACCTTCCATCTTGAGATGCGCTGACAATTCTATTCTTTTCAGGAGTC includes the following:
- the LOC113342301 gene encoding guanine nucleotide-binding protein subunit beta-2-like, whose product is MSVEELKEQHVAATANVDALRERLKQTRLHLLDTDVARHAKSHGRTPISLGPTDLVCCRTLQGHAGKVYSLDWTPEKNRIVSASQDGRLIVWNALTSQKTHAIKLPCAWVMTCAFSPNGQSVACGGLDNLCSTFNLNSSVDKDGNLPISKMLSGHKGYVSSCQYVPNEDAHLITSSGDQTCVLWDVTTGQRVSVFGGEFPSGHTADVLSVSINASDPSIFVSGSCDTTARLWDSREGTRAVRTYHGHKGDVNTVKLFPDGQRFGTGSDDGTCRLFDVRTGHELQVYHQQHNDDSIPAVTSIAFSISGRLLFVGYSNGDCYVWDTLLAKVVLNLGSLQNSHNGRISCLGLSADGSALCTGSWDRDLKIWAFGGHRRAI